The Deinococcus carri genome contains a region encoding:
- a CDS encoding SDR family oxidoreductase, which yields MTDSDRPVTLITGATGGIGAALARALAGTHDLILQGRDGERLAALCTEVGAAALPLDLTRPETFGAALAGLGRVTNVVQNAGVADLGAVADQPPEVWTHTLAVNVVAPAALTRLLLPRVREERGSVVFINSGAGLRANPGWASYAASKFALRALADALREEEAPQGVRVTSVYPGRTATPMQQKVRAQEGGAYDPEAYVTPETVAATVRFVLEAPRDATLPDVSVRPGPR from the coding sequence ATGACGGATTCGGACAGACCCGTGACCCTGATCACCGGGGCGACGGGCGGCATTGGCGCGGCGCTCGCACGCGCACTGGCGGGCACACACGACCTGATTCTTCAGGGGCGGGACGGGGAGCGGCTCGCGGCCCTCTGCACGGAGGTGGGCGCGGCGGCGCTGCCGCTGGACCTGACCCGGCCGGAAACCTTTGGGGCGGCCCTCGCGGGTCTGGGCCGCGTGACGAACGTGGTGCAGAACGCGGGCGTGGCCGACCTGGGCGCGGTGGCCGACCAGCCGCCCGAGGTCTGGACGCACACCCTCGCCGTGAATGTCGTCGCCCCCGCCGCCCTGACGCGCCTGCTGCTGCCGCGCGTGCGGGAGGAGCGGGGCAGCGTCGTCTTCATCAACAGCGGGGCGGGCCTGCGGGCCAATCCGGGCTGGGCCAGCTACGCCGCCAGCAAGTTTGCCCTCCGGGCACTGGCCGACGCCCTGCGCGAGGAGGAGGCCCCGCAGGGCGTGCGCGTGACCAGCGTCTACCCGGGCCGCACCGCCACGCCGATGCAGCAAAAGGTGCGGGCGCAGGAGGGCGGCGCGTACGACCCGGAAGCCTATGTCACCCCGGAGACGGTGGCCGCGACCGTGCGCTTCGTGCTGGAGGCTCCCCGTGACGCGACCCTGCCGGACGTCAGCGTGCGCCCCGGTCCCCGTTAG
- a CDS encoding class I SAM-dependent methyltransferase — protein MTDDPRSTLPAAAFRRMDETPDEAFYAQPRFVTHIDDPAIHAVTQLYREFLPPGGEILDLMSSWVSHLPPEVEYAGVTGLGMNAAELARNPRLTRRVVQNLNADPHLPFASATFGGCGLCVSIDYLTDPVTVLREVGRVLKPGAPVVITFSNRCFPTKAVAIWHALDDAGHLALVREWLRQAGNFRDTQGLDRSPRPGRSDPLYAVVGRAFHGEG, from the coding sequence ATGACCGACGACCCCCGGTCCACCCTTCCCGCCGCTGCCTTTCGCCGGATGGACGAGACGCCCGACGAGGCCTTTTATGCCCAGCCGCGCTTCGTCACCCACATTGACGACCCCGCCATTCACGCGGTGACGCAGCTCTACCGCGAGTTCTTGCCGCCGGGCGGGGAGATTCTGGACCTGATGAGTTCCTGGGTCAGCCACCTGCCGCCCGAGGTCGAGTACGCGGGCGTCACGGGGCTGGGCATGAACGCCGCCGAACTCGCGCGCAATCCCCGCCTGACCCGGCGCGTGGTGCAGAACCTCAATGCCGACCCGCACCTGCCCTTCGCGTCCGCCACCTTTGGCGGCTGCGGCCTGTGCGTGTCTATCGACTACCTGACCGACCCCGTGACGGTGCTGCGCGAGGTGGGCCGGGTCCTGAAGCCGGGTGCGCCGGTGGTGATTACTTTTTCCAACCGCTGTTTCCCGACCAAGGCCGTCGCCATCTGGCACGCCCTCGACGATGCCGGGCACCTGGCCCTGGTGCGGGAATGGCTGCGGCAGGCGGGCAACTTCCGCGATACCCAGGGCCTCGACCGCAGCCCGCGCCCCGGCCGCTCCGATCCGCTGTACGCGGTGGTGGGGCGGGCCTTTCACGGGGAAGGCTGA
- a CDS encoding ExeM/NucH family extracellular endonuclease: MTHPKRLLLVGLLALAACGQTPQTGSLPTNPSNPTAPAAPTRAPLRGLGVYELSVTGATTASPTASVRPAGGLSGQAQEVGGLTFEPLSFGTFTDEQNRVRYLRATFRVTNGSGQALTAPAYIPIDTEGTNATEGTTPFRDVRYFDGSDASARAQDLRVDTPRRLNSSTGTIEADPDATPLVPNLNTGDLQVPLPAGQQLAGVAHQGWQAGAVTAGGSQVVTFATRIPMAASSAQDPFAFRIVFSVADNPGTLNLTNIAAVQGSTPSGDAPVAVTTAQTVEGVVTSVHTANTAGSLKGFFLQEEGIDADGDATTSDGIFVYCNTDCPAVTAGDRVRVLGTPTEFGTASQLVTSSASVTRLSTGQALPPAQTVSLPLPVSERERYEGMRLTLSGVVTNNSPLGRGASFDIADARIPTYTQVNRPSAAGLAAYTAQVADRTFRIDDGSRMQNPDPVIFARNGQPLSASNTLRGGDRVQVTGVVGYGDDGWTGIGSVVTYRLQASSAAITGDPRPASPDVGGTLRLGSMNVLNFFTTIDGSSNDCTAGGTGTSGTTTGLEPRGANTCNEFLRQRAKTVQAIRGLNPDVLGILEMENDFVRGAGSSIANLVSALNDPNTGGTPGRFAYVDPGRNVGSDAISVAMIYQPGRVTQVGNLAILDKTFDASYLDCNRPTMAQTFQSNVGGGRVTVFMAHLKSKGSACNGDGDQKDGQGASNATRTAAAKVLTRWMATNPTGVQEDDRVLFGDLNAYRMEDPILALLRGADDTAGTPDDLVSEFGPESYSYQFDGQWGSLDHAIASPSLHTQVTGAAKWHINADEPTVLDYNTEFKSAGQLGSLYAPDPFRSSDHDPVLIGVNLTAQTPIQPPAATPTVAMTPDTANLTATVGGPSVSQSFSATGTHTTGDLTVTVTPQNGAPSLATAPATVSSGAAFNVTVTAPAGTAPGTYTYEVKAASSGASDTSTLTVTVQAPASGPAFGNLVISQVYGGGGNNGAPYRSDFVELFNRGTQPISTAGLSLQYTSATGTFSANNPAPFALPAATIQPGRYYLVKMADGANAAAAALPTPDAAGTFAMSGTAGKIALVNNADVITSAADADVIDFVGFGTANEREGAATAPAPSNSTSDLRKLSGCQDTNQNGDDFTTGAPAPRNSASPVNACNVP; this comes from the coding sequence ATGACCCATCCCAAACGCCTGTTGCTGGTGGGCCTGCTGGCCCTGGCCGCCTGTGGGCAGACCCCCCAGACCGGTAGCCTCCCCACCAATCCTTCCAACCCCACCGCCCCTGCGGCCCCGACCCGCGCGCCCCTGCGCGGTCTGGGCGTCTACGAACTCAGCGTGACCGGGGCCACCACCGCCAGCCCCACCGCCAGCGTGCGCCCGGCGGGCGGCCTGAGTGGCCAGGCCCAGGAGGTCGGCGGCCTGACCTTCGAGCCGCTGTCCTTCGGCACCTTCACCGACGAGCAGAACCGGGTCCGCTACCTGCGCGCCACCTTCCGGGTGACCAACGGCTCGGGCCAGGCCCTGACCGCGCCCGCCTACATTCCCATCGACACCGAGGGGACGAACGCGACGGAGGGGACCACCCCCTTCCGCGACGTGCGTTACTTCGACGGCTCGGACGCCTCGGCACGGGCGCAGGACCTGCGGGTGGATACGCCCCGGCGGCTGAACTCGTCCACCGGGACCATCGAGGCCGATCCGGACGCCACGCCGCTGGTCCCGAACCTGAATACCGGCGACCTCCAGGTGCCCCTGCCCGCGGGGCAGCAGCTCGCGGGCGTGGCGCACCAGGGCTGGCAGGCGGGTGCGGTCACGGCGGGCGGCAGCCAGGTCGTCACCTTTGCCACCCGGATTCCGATGGCGGCCTCCTCCGCGCAGGACCCCTTCGCGTTCCGCATCGTGTTCAGCGTGGCGGACAACCCCGGCACCCTGAACCTGACCAACATCGCGGCGGTGCAGGGCAGTACGCCCAGCGGCGACGCCCCCGTGGCTGTGACGACCGCGCAGACGGTCGAGGGTGTGGTGACCTCGGTCCACACCGCCAACACGGCCGGGAGCCTCAAGGGTTTCTTCCTCCAGGAGGAGGGAATTGACGCCGACGGTGACGCGACCACCAGCGACGGCATCTTCGTGTACTGCAATACCGACTGCCCTGCCGTCACGGCAGGCGACCGCGTGCGGGTGCTCGGCACGCCCACCGAGTTCGGCACGGCCTCGCAGCTCGTGACGAGCAGCGCCAGCGTGACGCGGCTCTCGACCGGTCAGGCCCTGCCCCCCGCGCAGACCGTCAGCCTGCCCCTGCCGGTGAGCGAGCGCGAACGCTACGAGGGCATGCGGCTGACCCTCAGCGGCGTGGTGACCAACAACTCCCCGCTGGGCCGCGGCGCGAGCTTCGACATCGCCGACGCCCGGATTCCCACCTACACCCAGGTGAACCGGCCCAGCGCGGCCGGGCTGGCCGCCTACACGGCGCAGGTGGCCGACCGCACCTTCCGCATCGACGACGGCAGCCGGATGCAGAACCCCGACCCGGTGATCTTTGCGCGCAACGGGCAGCCCCTCAGCGCCAGCAACACGCTGCGCGGCGGCGACCGGGTGCAGGTCACGGGCGTGGTGGGCTACGGCGACGACGGCTGGACCGGCATCGGCAGCGTGGTCACCTACCGCCTCCAGGCCAGCAGCGCCGCCATCACCGGCGACCCGCGCCCCGCCAGCCCCGATGTGGGCGGCACCCTGCGGCTGGGCAGCATGAACGTGCTGAACTTCTTCACGACCATCGACGGGAGCAGCAACGACTGCACGGCGGGCGGCACCGGAACGTCGGGCACGACCACGGGCCTGGAACCGCGCGGCGCGAACACCTGCAACGAGTTCCTGCGCCAGCGCGCCAAGACCGTGCAGGCCATCCGGGGGCTGAACCCCGACGTGCTGGGCATTCTGGAGATGGAAAACGACTTCGTGCGCGGGGCCGGTTCCTCCATCGCCAACCTGGTCAGCGCCCTCAACGACCCGAATACCGGGGGCACGCCCGGCCGCTTCGCCTACGTCGATCCGGGCCGGAACGTGGGCAGCGATGCCATCAGCGTCGCCATGATCTACCAGCCGGGGCGCGTGACCCAGGTGGGCAACCTGGCGATCCTGGACAAGACCTTCGACGCGAGCTACCTCGACTGCAACCGGCCCACGATGGCGCAGACCTTCCAGAGCAACGTGGGCGGCGGGCGCGTAACCGTGTTCATGGCCCACCTCAAGAGCAAGGGCAGTGCCTGCAATGGCGACGGCGATCAGAAGGACGGCCAGGGGGCCAGCAACGCCACCCGCACCGCCGCCGCGAAGGTGCTGACCCGCTGGATGGCGACCAACCCCACCGGCGTGCAGGAAGACGACCGGGTGCTGTTCGGGGACCTGAACGCCTACCGTATGGAGGATCCCATCCTGGCCCTGCTGCGCGGCGCGGACGATACGGCGGGCACCCCCGACGACCTGGTCAGCGAGTTCGGCCCCGAGAGCTACTCCTATCAGTTCGACGGTCAGTGGGGCAGCCTCGACCACGCCATCGCCAGCCCCAGCCTGCACACGCAGGTCACGGGCGCGGCCAAGTGGCACATCAACGCCGACGAACCCACCGTGCTGGACTACAACACCGAGTTCAAGAGCGCCGGGCAACTGGGCAGCCTCTACGCCCCCGACCCCTTCCGCAGCAGCGACCACGATCCGGTGCTGATCGGCGTGAACCTGACCGCGCAGACGCCCATCCAGCCCCCGGCCGCCACGCCCACGGTCGCCATGACGCCGGACACGGCCAACCTGACCGCCACGGTCGGCGGCCCCAGCGTCAGCCAGAGCTTCAGCGCCACGGGCACCCATACCACCGGCGACCTGACCGTGACCGTCACGCCGCAAAACGGCGCACCCAGCCTCGCCACCGCGCCCGCCACGGTGAGCAGCGGCGCAGCCTTCAACGTGACCGTGACGGCTCCCGCAGGCACCGCCCCCGGCACCTACACCTACGAGGTGAAGGCGGCCAGCAGCGGCGCGAGCGACACCAGCACGCTGACGGTGACGGTCCAGGCTCCCGCTTCCGGCCCGGCCTTCGGGAACCTCGTGATCAGCCAGGTGTACGGCGGCGGGGGTAACAACGGTGCGCCCTACCGCAGCGACTTCGTGGAGCTGTTCAACCGGGGCACCCAGCCGATCAGCACCGCCGGGCTGAGCCTGCAATACACCTCGGCGACGGGGACCTTCAGCGCCAACAACCCGGCTCCCTTTGCCCTCCCCGCAGCGACGATCCAGCCCGGGCGGTACTACCTGGTCAAGATGGCGGATGGTGCCAACGCCGCCGCGGCCGCCCTGCCCACGCCCGACGCGGCCGGCACCTTCGCCATGAGCGGTACCGCCGGAAAAATCGCGCTGGTGAACAATGCGGATGTCATCACGAGTGCCGCCGACGCCGACGTGATCGACTTCGTGGGCTTCGGGACGGCCAACGAGCGCGAAGGAGCAGCGACCGCCCCGGCTCCCTCGAACAGCACGTCGGACCTCCGCAAGCTCAGCGGCTGCCAGGACACCAACCAGAACGGGGACGACTTCACCACCGGTGCGCCCGCCCCCCGCAACAGCGCCAGCCCGGTGAACGCCTGCAACGTCCCCTGA
- a CDS encoding inorganic diphosphatase, producing MKPDLTPWLGQTVRVVVDRPLGTPHPRWPDLVYPVNYGELPGTRSGDGRPIDAYLLGWDRPVREAQGVVTALIVREDDAEDKLVVVPAGTGWSGGEIMKAVWFQEQYFRVRLVR from the coding sequence ATGAAGCCCGACCTCACGCCCTGGCTGGGGCAGACCGTGCGCGTGGTGGTGGACCGCCCGCTGGGCACCCCTCACCCCCGCTGGCCGGACCTCGTGTACCCCGTCAACTATGGCGAGTTGCCCGGCACCCGGAGTGGCGACGGTCGGCCCATCGACGCCTACCTGCTGGGCTGGGACCGGCCGGTGCGGGAGGCGCAGGGCGTAGTCACGGCGCTCATCGTCCGCGAGGACGACGCGGAAGACAAGCTGGTGGTGGTGCCAGCGGGGACGGGGTGGTCCGGCGGGGAAATCATGAAGGCTGTCTGGTTTCAGGAGCAGTACTTCCGCGTGCGGCTGGTGCGCTAG
- a CDS encoding aminodeoxychorismate/anthranilate synthase component II translates to MTDLAAPTAHRAPRTAPHILLIDNYDSFTYNLVQYLGELGCDLTVWRNDAFTLDEVRALNPDAIVVSPGPCTPREAGLSVEVVRELGPTYPTLGVCLGHQSIGEAFGARVERALQPVHGKTSALRHDGSGLFAGLGDGVRVTRYHSLLVRDLPPELVPVAWTSDPQEEVLMALRHREYPVYGVQFHPESVATQDGLAMLRNFLNVVRDYQGQKEAHA, encoded by the coding sequence ATGACCGACCTTGCCGCCCCAACCGCGCACCGCGCACCGCGTACCGCCCCCCACATCCTCCTGATCGACAACTACGACTCCTTCACCTACAACCTCGTCCAGTACCTCGGTGAGCTGGGGTGTGATTTGACGGTCTGGCGCAACGACGCCTTCACGCTGGACGAGGTGCGAGCGCTGAACCCCGACGCTATCGTCGTGTCGCCCGGTCCCTGCACGCCGCGCGAGGCGGGCCTGAGTGTGGAGGTCGTCCGCGAGCTGGGGCCGACGTATCCGACGCTGGGGGTGTGCCTGGGCCACCAGAGCATCGGGGAGGCGTTCGGGGCGCGGGTCGAGCGTGCCCTGCAACCGGTTCACGGCAAGACGAGCGCGCTGCGGCATGACGGCTCGGGCCTGTTCGCGGGGCTGGGGGACGGGGTGCGGGTCACGCGCTACCACTCGCTGCTGGTGCGTGACCTGCCGCCCGAACTCGTGCCGGTGGCCTGGACGAGCGACCCACAGGAGGAGGTGCTGATGGCCCTGCGCCACCGCGAGTATCCGGTGTACGGCGTGCAGTTCCACCCCGAGAGCGTCGCCACCCAGGACGGCCTGGCGATGCTGCGTAACTTTCTGAACGTGGTGCGCGATTATCAGGGGCAGAAGGAGGCCCACGCATGA
- a CDS encoding PepSY-associated TM helix domain-containing protein, producing MSLTQEPEPATRPTRRPRSLRARTHVWARTLHTYTSMISLLAVLFFALTGITLNHPDWAFGSAETRREVIGTLPAGWIRNGQVNWLTVAETLRAQYHLQGRVGDTRVEGGEADLSFKAPGYSADAFIDTATGKYTLNIDAQGAVAVLNDLHRGRDAGSAWAWVIDLSGVFLAFVALTGLAILLYLKKTRVKALLSLVAASIVVLLLMRAAMG from the coding sequence GTGTCTCTTACGCAAGAGCCTGAGCCTGCAACGCGCCCCACGCGGCGTCCGCGCTCGCTGAGGGCACGTACCCACGTCTGGGCGAGGACGCTGCACACCTACACCAGCATGATCAGCCTGCTGGCCGTACTGTTCTTCGCCCTCACCGGCATCACCCTGAACCATCCCGACTGGGCCTTTGGCAGCGCCGAGACCCGGCGCGAGGTGATAGGCACCCTCCCGGCGGGGTGGATTCGGAACGGGCAGGTGAACTGGCTGACCGTCGCGGAAACGCTGCGCGCGCAGTACCACCTCCAGGGCCGGGTGGGCGACACGCGGGTGGAAGGGGGCGAGGCCGACCTCTCCTTCAAGGCCCCCGGCTACAGCGCCGACGCCTTTATCGACACCGCGACGGGCAAGTACACGCTGAACATCGACGCCCAGGGCGCGGTGGCCGTGCTCAACGACCTGCACCGGGGGCGCGATGCGGGAAGCGCCTGGGCCTGGGTGATTGACCTGAGCGGCGTATTCCTCGCCTTCGTGGCCCTCACCGGCCTCGCCATCCTGCTCTACCTGAAAAAGACGCGGGTGAAGGCCCTGCTGAGCCTGGTCGCCGCCAGCATCGTGGTGCTGCTGCTGATGCGCGCGGCGATGGGCTGA
- a CDS encoding four helix bundle protein, translated as MRGEEGGPRKVASLEVWQEGMALVEGVYRLTSMWPKAEIYGLTSQARRAAVSIPANLAEGVGRGSPAEMARFTRIALGSAYELHTLLALSERLALAEAAATSPLLTQLEQLNRRLSRFIQYQESRR; from the coding sequence GTGCGCGGTGAAGAAGGTGGGCCGCGTAAAGTTGCCTCGCTGGAGGTCTGGCAGGAAGGGATGGCGCTGGTGGAAGGTGTTTATCGGCTGACGTCCATGTGGCCGAAAGCAGAGATTTATGGTCTGACCTCGCAGGCCAGAAGGGCCGCCGTCTCTATCCCTGCCAATCTTGCCGAGGGTGTGGGCCGGGGTTCTCCTGCCGAGATGGCAAGGTTCACCCGTATCGCGCTCGGCTCCGCCTACGAACTGCATACCCTGCTTGCCTTAAGCGAACGTCTCGCACTTGCAGAGGCTGCTGCAACGTCGCCGCTGCTGACCCAACTGGAACAATTGAACCGCCGCTTGAGCCGTTTCATTCAATATCAGGAGTCCAGAAGATGA
- the trpD gene encoding anthranilate phosphoribosyltransferase, translated as MTLSSSSSSGTASASPDGRLLHVRLMNGDRLTQAEAAAFMREVMEGNVSGVRLAAALAALRVRGETPEEIAGFARAMRENAVRVEVAPRDVLLDVVGTGGDGAHTFNISTTTAFVVAAAGVPVAKHGNRAASSRAGSADVLEALGVNLDAPPQVVADGVNELGIGFMFARNYHPALRHAAPVRADLAARTVFNILGPLANPAGASHLVVGVYRPELTRMLAEVLRLLGTRGATVVYGSGLDEFTVCGENTVTGLRDGEVIDRTLHPEDVGVSLHPREAIVGGSPAENAEITRALLTGGGTPAQRDIVALNAGAALRTAGQAASIAAGVAQAREVMASGAGWELLRRYAAHTQRAGG; from the coding sequence ATGACCCTTTCCTCGTCTTCCTCTTCCGGGACCGCTTCCGCTTCCCCCGATGGCCGCCTGCTGCATGTCCGCCTGATGAACGGCGACCGATTGACCCAGGCGGAGGCCGCGGCCTTTATGCGCGAGGTGATGGAGGGCAACGTGAGCGGCGTGCGCCTCGCGGCGGCGCTGGCGGCCCTGCGCGTGCGCGGCGAGACACCGGAGGAGATCGCGGGCTTCGCGCGGGCCATGCGCGAGAACGCGGTGCGGGTGGAGGTGGCCCCGCGCGACGTGCTGCTCGACGTGGTGGGCACGGGCGGCGACGGTGCCCATACCTTCAACATCAGCACCACGACCGCCTTTGTGGTGGCGGCGGCGGGGGTGCCGGTCGCAAAGCACGGCAACCGCGCCGCGAGCAGCCGGGCCGGGAGTGCCGACGTGCTGGAAGCGCTGGGCGTGAACCTCGACGCCCCGCCGCAGGTGGTGGCCGACGGCGTGAACGAGCTGGGCATCGGGTTCATGTTCGCGCGCAACTACCACCCCGCCCTGCGCCACGCGGCCCCCGTCCGCGCCGACCTCGCCGCCCGCACGGTGTTCAACATCCTGGGGCCGCTCGCCAACCCCGCCGGGGCGTCACATCTGGTGGTGGGGGTCTACCGGCCCGAGTTGACGCGAATGCTCGCGGAGGTGCTGCGCCTGCTGGGCACGCGGGGGGCGACGGTCGTGTACGGCAGCGGTCTGGACGAGTTCACCGTCTGCGGCGAGAACACCGTGACCGGCCTGCGGGACGGCGAGGTGATCGACCGCACCCTGCACCCCGAGGACGTGGGCGTGAGCCTGCACCCCAGGGAGGCCATCGTGGGCGGCAGCCCCGCCGAGAACGCCGAGATCACCCGCGCCCTGCTGACCGGCGGCGGCACCCCAGCCCAGCGGGACATCGTGGCACTGAATGCCGGAGCGGCCCTGCGCACGGCGGGCCAGGCCGCCAGCATCGCGGCGGGCGTCGCCCAGGCCCGCGAGGTGATGGCGAGCGGGGCGGGCTGGGAGCTGCTGCGCAGGTATGCGGCGCATACGCAGAGGGCAGGGGGCTGA
- a CDS encoding NAD(P)/FAD-dependent oxidoreductase, translated as MENYDAVIIGAGPAGLNAALVLGGARRRVLLLDGGPPRNVRATAAHGVFTRDGTPAVTLKTLGLDDLAPYPVTVLPLVAREARALEEGFAVRHDGGWVGARRLLFASGVRDVLPNIPGLRARWGRTVHHCPYCDGWENREAALAVLGSHQEGHHLALSVRAWSSNVVLLTDGPDELTDEQRRDLARVGVPVYTTPILRLGGSDTVQVKFRDGERVTLDAIFLNPTQQQNSTLPASLGCELNEKSRVVVNENGMTSVRGVWAAGDMTGAPQYVMSAASSGMTAAVSLNTTLIHENVRRLGAAFHKSPDGEGGQPPSGGEAS; from the coding sequence ATGGAGAATTACGACGCGGTCATCATCGGCGCTGGCCCGGCGGGGCTGAATGCCGCGCTGGTGCTGGGGGGGGCGCGGCGGCGGGTGCTGCTGCTGGACGGCGGGCCGCCCCGCAACGTGCGCGCCACCGCCGCCCACGGGGTCTTTACCCGCGACGGCACACCAGCGGTCACTCTCAAGACCCTGGGCCTGGACGACCTCGCGCCGTACCCGGTCACGGTGCTGCCGCTCGTGGCCCGCGAGGCCCGCGCGCTGGAAGAAGGCTTCGCGGTGCGCCACGACGGCGGCTGGGTGGGTGCCCGGCGGCTGCTGTTCGCCAGCGGGGTGCGCGACGTGCTGCCCAACATTCCCGGCCTGCGCGCCCGCTGGGGCCGCACCGTCCACCACTGCCCCTACTGCGACGGCTGGGAAAACCGCGAGGCGGCACTCGCCGTGCTGGGGTCCCATCAGGAAGGGCACCACCTGGCGCTGAGCGTGCGGGCCTGGTCCAGCAACGTGGTCCTGCTGACCGACGGCCCCGACGAACTGACGGACGAGCAGCGCCGCGACCTGGCGCGGGTGGGCGTGCCCGTCTACACCACGCCCATCCTGCGCCTGGGCGGAAGCGACACCGTGCAGGTGAAGTTCCGGGATGGCGAGCGGGTCACGCTCGACGCCATCTTCCTGAACCCCACCCAGCAGCAGAACAGCACGCTGCCCGCCTCCCTGGGGTGCGAACTCAACGAGAAAAGCCGCGTGGTCGTCAACGAGAACGGCATGACCAGCGTGCGCGGCGTGTGGGCGGCGGGCGACATGACCGGCGCGCCGCAATACGTGATGAGCGCGGCCTCCAGCGGCATGACCGCCGCCGTATCGCTGAACACCACCCTAATTCACGAGAACGTGCGCCGGCTGGGGGCCGCCTTCCACAAGTCCCCGGACGGGGAGGGGGGGCAGCCCCCCAGCGGCGGCGAGGCGTCCTGA
- the trpE gene encoding anthranilate synthase component I, giving the protein MTPAALRPPLTVAVQELNADLDTPVTAYLKVAQGHPVSFLLESVEAGERLGRYSFIGVGEQGRFTYRAGRVTSSGTFGDFDGPEADPLARLYHAATRAAPLPAGLPAFIGGAVGYAAYDLIRAYERLPDGNPDELDLPDALFIAPEGMVIYDHLKHRLIAVAAADTQARAAAVVEGLAARLRGPLPDEVPGRESAPAPTFTSNFTPQGFMDAVERCLEYIRAGDIFQVVPSQRFSADLTVQPFALYRALRHVNPSPYLGYLALGDVTLVASSPESLLRSDGHTVVTRPIAGTRRRGGTPAEDEQLAAELLADEKERAEHLMLVDLGRNDLGRVSGYGSVQVRDAFSVERYSHVMHIVSTVTGELRPGQTPLHALASVLPMGTVSGAPKIRAMEIIDELEPVRRGPYGGAFGYIAFDGSLDMALTLRTMVIANGRLHIQAGAGIVADSDPASEEQETRSKAAALMRAAEMAAGGL; this is encoded by the coding sequence ATGACCCCCGCCGCCCTGCGCCCTCCCCTCACCGTCGCCGTTCAGGAGCTGAATGCCGACCTCGACACGCCCGTCACCGCCTACCTGAAGGTGGCGCAGGGCCACCCGGTCAGCTTCCTGCTCGAAAGCGTGGAGGCGGGCGAGCGGCTGGGCCGCTACTCCTTTATCGGCGTGGGCGAGCAGGGCCGCTTCACGTACCGCGCCGGGCGGGTGACGAGCAGCGGTACCTTCGGGGACTTCGACGGGCCGGAGGCCGACCCCCTCGCGCGGCTCTACCACGCCGCCACCCGCGCCGCGCCCCTCCCCGCCGGGCTGCCCGCCTTCATTGGGGGCGCGGTGGGCTACGCCGCCTACGACCTCATCCGCGCCTACGAGCGCCTCCCGGACGGGAATCCCGACGAGCTGGACCTCCCCGACGCCCTGTTTATCGCGCCCGAGGGCATGGTCATCTACGACCACCTCAAGCACCGGCTGATCGCGGTCGCGGCCGCCGACACGCAGGCGCGGGCGGCCGCGGTGGTGGAGGGGCTGGCCGCCCGCCTGCGCGGCCCCCTGCCGGACGAGGTGCCGGGCCGCGAGAGTGCCCCCGCGCCGACCTTTACCAGCAACTTCACGCCGCAGGGCTTCATGGACGCAGTGGAGCGGTGCCTGGAGTACATCCGCGCCGGGGACATCTTCCAGGTGGTGCCCTCGCAACGCTTCAGCGCGGACCTCACGGTGCAGCCCTTCGCGCTGTACCGGGCGCTGCGGCACGTGAATCCCAGCCCCTACCTCGGCTACCTCGCGCTGGGGGACGTGACGCTGGTCGCCTCCAGCCCGGAAAGCCTGCTGCGCAGCGACGGGCACACGGTGGTGACCCGCCCCATCGCGGGGACCCGGCGGCGCGGGGGGACACCCGCCGAGGATGAACAGCTCGCCGCCGAACTCCTCGCGGACGAGAAGGAGCGGGCCGAACACCTGATGCTGGTGGACCTGGGCCGCAACGATCTGGGCCGGGTGAGCGGCTACGGCAGCGTGCAGGTGAGGGACGCCTTCAGCGTGGAGCGCTACAGCCACGTCATGCACATCGTCTCCACGGTCACGGGCGAGCTGCGCCCAGGCCAGACGCCCCTGCACGCCCTCGCCAGCGTCCTCCCGATGGGCACGGTCAGTGGTGCCCCCAAGATTCGCGCCATGGAAATCATCGACGAACTCGAACCCGTGCGGCGGGGTCCCTACGGCGGCGCGTTCGGCTACATCGCCTTCGACGGCAGCCTCGACATGGCCCTGACGCTGCGGACGATGGTGATTGCGAATGGCAGGCTGCATATCCAGGCCGGGGCGGGCATCGTGGCCGACAGCGACCCGGCCAGCGAGGAGCAGGAGACGCGGAGCAAGGCGGCGGCGTTGATGCGGGCGGCGGAGATGGCGGCGGGGGGGTTGTGA